One window of the Aquipuribacter sp. SD81 genome contains the following:
- a CDS encoding inositol-3-phosphate synthase, giving the protein MWLVGGRGSVATTAVLGALAVRARLAPTTGLVSELPDVAVAGLVPLDRLVVGGHDTSQVPLRKRAEELAAQGVVPGDLVAALGEELEAVDAAVLPAPSPGPDQRARVEALVADLRGFVAEHSLARLVVVDVSSTQPPVPAEHAADLATPDTVRAAWDAGRSPLPPAAEYAWAAFEVGASVVAFTPSPGVDVPAVAALGRERGAVWAGSDGKTGETLLKSTLAPMFVQRALELTSWSSFNVLGGGDGRALSDPHAALSKTTTKAAGLEAMVGRQVSGPVRIDYVAELGDWKTAMNLVTFSGFLGTRMTLQFTWNGCDSALAAPLVLDLVRLLAACDEAGRTGPVAELGFFFKNPLGSDEHALAPQWVALTGLAQDLAGRERR; this is encoded by the coding sequence GTGTGGCTCGTCGGTGGACGCGGGTCGGTCGCGACGACCGCCGTCCTCGGCGCCCTCGCCGTGCGCGCGCGGCTCGCGCCCACGACCGGTCTGGTCAGCGAGCTGCCCGACGTCGCGGTCGCGGGCCTCGTGCCGCTGGACCGGCTTGTCGTCGGCGGGCACGACACCTCCCAGGTGCCGCTGCGCAAGCGGGCCGAGGAGCTGGCCGCGCAGGGCGTCGTGCCCGGCGACCTCGTCGCCGCGCTCGGCGAGGAGCTGGAGGCCGTCGACGCCGCCGTGCTGCCGGCCCCCTCCCCCGGTCCCGACCAGCGGGCGCGGGTCGAGGCGCTCGTCGCCGACCTGCGCGGCTTCGTGGCCGAGCACTCGCTCGCCCGGCTCGTGGTCGTCGACGTGTCGAGCACGCAGCCCCCCGTCCCCGCGGAGCACGCCGCCGACCTCGCCACGCCGGACACGGTGCGCGCCGCCTGGGACGCGGGCCGCTCCCCGCTGCCGCCCGCCGCGGAGTACGCGTGGGCGGCCTTCGAGGTGGGCGCGTCCGTCGTGGCGTTCACGCCCAGCCCCGGGGTGGACGTCCCCGCCGTCGCCGCGCTCGGCCGCGAGCGCGGTGCCGTCTGGGCCGGCAGCGACGGCAAGACCGGCGAGACGCTGCTGAAGTCGACCCTGGCCCCCATGTTCGTGCAGCGGGCGCTGGAGCTCACGTCGTGGTCGTCGTTCAACGTGCTGGGCGGCGGCGACGGCCGCGCCCTGTCGGACCCGCACGCCGCGCTCAGCAAGACCACGACCAAGGCCGCGGGCCTCGAGGCGATGGTCGGTCGGCAGGTGTCCGGCCCCGTCCGCATCGACTACGTCGCGGAGCTCGGCGACTGGAAGACCGCGATGAACCTCGTCACGTTCTCCGGCTTCCTCGGGACGCGGATGACGCTGCAGTTCACGTGGAACGGCTGCGACTCCGCGCTGGCCGCCCCCCTCGTGCTCGACCTCGTGCGGCTGCTGGCCGCGTGCGACGAGGCCGGGCGGACCGGACCGGTCGCGGAGCTCGGCTTCTTCTTCAAGAACCCCCTCGGCTCCGACGAGCACGCCCTGGCCCCGCAGTGGGTCGCGCTCACCGGGCTCGCGCAGGACCTCGCCGGTCGGGAGCGTCGTTGA
- a CDS encoding anti-sigma factor: protein MRSDAHALVAAYAVDALDAAEDADVEAHLAECEVCREDLLEHRETLATLAAATAEAPPARLRASVLARVRTTPQLPPLEPAGVSADSTEHRSEHRGEREDRGEDRSEDRGEDRSEDRSEDRSEDRTAATAAAAPATTPAATPAATPATSQATSQATTAGAPAGSPGVPGTRAAEDVREQPTEPSPAPGRTGGPRAGRSLLALAASVLAVAAIGLGVWGVGTANRLDDVRAQQAAVQQVLAADDVTSFSGRPQLGEGVQGDEVYVLVSQEADAALLLPAGLPAAPDGSTWQAWTVEGGEPVPAGLFDTRGGEAVALAGGVSGVEAVAVSLEPSGGSDAPTTDPVLVVPIA, encoded by the coding sequence GTGAGGTCGGACGCGCACGCACTGGTCGCCGCATACGCGGTCGACGCCCTCGACGCGGCGGAGGACGCAGACGTCGAGGCCCACCTCGCGGAGTGCGAGGTGTGTCGCGAGGACCTGCTCGAGCACCGGGAGACGCTCGCGACGCTCGCGGCGGCGACCGCCGAGGCGCCGCCGGCGCGGTTGCGGGCCTCCGTCCTCGCCCGCGTCCGCACGACGCCGCAGCTGCCGCCGCTCGAGCCGGCCGGCGTCTCCGCCGACAGCACCGAGCACCGTAGCGAGCACCGCGGGGAGCGTGAGGACCGCGGCGAGGACCGCAGCGAGGACCGCGGCGAGGACCGCAGCGAGGACCGCAGCGAGGACCGCAGCGAGGACCGCACCGCGGCCACCGCGGCGGCGGCTCCTGCCACGACCCCCGCCGCGACCCCCGCGGCGACCCCCGCCACGAGTCAGGCCACGAGTCAGGCGACGACCGCCGGCGCGCCGGCCGGCTCGCCGGGCGTGCCCGGTACCCGCGCGGCCGAGGACGTGCGCGAGCAGCCGACCGAGCCGTCGCCGGCACCGGGCCGGACCGGAGGGCCCCGGGCGGGGCGCTCGCTGCTCGCCCTCGCCGCCTCGGTGCTCGCCGTGGCGGCCATCGGCCTCGGCGTGTGGGGCGTGGGGACCGCGAACCGGCTCGACGACGTCCGCGCGCAGCAGGCCGCCGTGCAGCAGGTGCTCGCCGCCGACGACGTGACGTCGTTCAGCGGGCGCCCGCAGCTCGGCGAGGGCGTCCAGGGCGACGAGGTGTACGTGCTCGTGAGCCAGGAGGCCGACGCGGCCCTGCTGCTGCCGGCCGGGCTGCCCGCCGCACCCGACGGGTCGACGTGGCAGGCCTGGACGGTCGAGGGCGGCGAGCCGGTACCGGCCGGGCTCTTCGACACGCGCGGCGGCGAGGCGGTGGCCCTCGCGGGCGGGGTGTCGGGCGTCGAGGCGGTCGCGGTCAGCCTGGAGCCGTCGGGCGGCTCCGACGCGCCGACGACCGACCCGGTGCTCGTGGTCCCCATCGCCTGA
- a CDS encoding sensor domain-containing phosphodiesterase, which translates to MAPEVTHDGTGSGTSTIDLLGLLQVADDLAAGRRQDTDSTLQLVVAGLREHLGMDVAFVGVFEGGQRRIRTVAERLDGPPVLPVGTCDPLEESYCARVADGRTPEFVPDARHEPSVADLPGTTQLPVGTHLSVPIRLSDGSVYGTLCGFTREPDPQLQARELGVLRLVARLLATHLEREARPGDELARDRTRVQGALDERPPEIALQPVLALEDLRVVGFEALARFPDGRAPDGWFALAATVGLGVELELVAVRAALRRLPDLPPGAYLAVNASAAAVCSESMGDLVDGLDDSVLARLVVELTEQTGVPDYDVLRERLSALRGRGARVAVDDAGTGYAGLHRILELSPDLIKLDRLLVDGVAGDEVRQSLVSALTWFARRSGAQIVAEGIEREADARVLRRLGVPFGQGHLLGEPVLAR; encoded by the coding sequence GTGGCACCCGAGGTGACGCACGACGGGACCGGGTCGGGCACGTCGACGATCGACCTGCTGGGCCTGCTGCAGGTCGCGGACGACCTCGCGGCCGGGCGTCGGCAGGACACCGACAGCACGCTGCAGCTCGTCGTCGCCGGGCTGCGGGAGCACCTCGGCATGGACGTCGCCTTCGTCGGCGTGTTCGAGGGCGGCCAGCGCCGTATCCGGACGGTCGCCGAGCGGCTCGACGGGCCGCCCGTCCTGCCGGTCGGCACGTGCGACCCGCTCGAGGAGTCGTACTGCGCCCGCGTGGCGGACGGCCGCACCCCGGAGTTCGTCCCGGACGCCCGGCACGAGCCGTCCGTCGCCGACCTGCCCGGCACGACGCAGCTGCCCGTCGGCACCCACCTCAGCGTGCCCATCCGGCTGAGCGACGGGTCGGTGTACGGGACGTTGTGCGGCTTCACGCGCGAGCCGGACCCGCAGCTGCAGGCCCGCGAGCTCGGCGTCCTCCGCCTCGTCGCGCGCCTGCTCGCCACCCACCTGGAGCGGGAGGCCAGGCCCGGCGACGAGCTCGCCCGAGACCGCACCCGTGTGCAGGGCGCGCTCGACGAGCGCCCGCCCGAGATCGCGCTGCAGCCCGTCCTCGCGCTGGAGGACCTGCGCGTCGTCGGGTTCGAGGCGCTCGCCCGCTTCCCCGACGGGCGCGCGCCGGACGGGTGGTTCGCGCTCGCCGCCACCGTCGGCCTCGGGGTGGAGCTCGAGCTCGTCGCGGTCCGGGCCGCGCTGCGGCGCCTGCCCGACCTGCCTCCCGGCGCCTACCTCGCGGTCAACGCCTCCGCCGCCGCCGTCTGCTCGGAGTCGATGGGCGATCTGGTCGACGGCCTCGACGACTCCGTGCTCGCCCGGCTCGTCGTCGAGCTCACCGAGCAGACCGGCGTGCCGGACTACGACGTGCTGCGCGAGCGGCTGTCCGCGCTGCGCGGGCGCGGGGCGCGGGTCGCCGTCGACGACGCGGGCACCGGGTACGCGGGGCTGCACCGCATCCTCGAGCTGTCGCCCGACCTCATCAAGCTCGACCGCCTGCTCGTCGACGGGGTCGCGGGCGACGAGGTGCGGCAGTCCCTCGTGTCGGCCCTCACGTGGTTCGCGCGCAGAAGCGGCGCGCAGATCGTGGCGGAGGGCATCGAGCGGGAGGCCGACGCGCGCGTGCTGCGCCGGCTCGGCGTGCCGTTCGGGCAGGGGCACCTGCTCGGCGAGCCGGTCCTCGCCCGCTGA
- the sigK gene encoding ECF RNA polymerase sigma factor SigK, translated as MAGPEDPGDGEEHARQAEQARLRGLVQLTARGDEAAFEELYDALAATVFGVCRRVLRDPAEAEEVAQEVLLELWRTATRYDPGRGGVRSWAVTVAHSRAVDRVRSRERRRAREEATALPEPPAVDEVAEAAVSALEGRRVRRAMASLSDVQRESVRLAFYGGHTHREVSALLGVPLGTVKTRIRDGLARLRTQLEPDDLRPAAGLGRTGRTEVAR; from the coding sequence GTGGCAGGACCCGAGGACCCGGGAGACGGCGAGGAGCACGCCCGCCAGGCCGAGCAGGCCCGGCTGCGCGGGCTCGTCCAGCTGACCGCGCGCGGGGACGAGGCGGCGTTCGAGGAGCTGTACGACGCGCTCGCCGCGACCGTCTTCGGCGTCTGCCGCCGCGTGCTGCGCGACCCCGCGGAGGCCGAGGAGGTGGCGCAGGAGGTGCTGCTGGAGCTGTGGCGGACCGCGACGCGCTACGACCCCGGCCGCGGCGGGGTGCGCTCCTGGGCGGTGACCGTCGCGCACTCGCGGGCCGTGGACCGTGTCCGCTCGCGCGAGCGACGGCGGGCGCGGGAGGAGGCGACGGCGCTGCCGGAGCCACCCGCGGTCGACGAGGTCGCCGAGGCCGCGGTCTCGGCCCTGGAGGGCCGCCGGGTGCGCCGGGCCATGGCGTCGCTGAGCGACGTGCAGCGCGAGTCGGTCCGGCTCGCCTTCTACGGCGGGCACACGCACCGCGAGGTGTCCGCGCTGCTGGGCGTGCCCCTCGGCACGGTCAAGACACGCATCCGCGACGGGCTCGCCCGCCTGCGGACGCAGCTGGAGCCGGACGACCTGCGTCCGGCCGCAGGGCTCGGGCGCACCGGGCGGACGGAGGTGGCCCGGTGA
- a CDS encoding ROK family transcriptional regulator, which translates to MSTRSTAAPADQLTVRRSNLSLVLTHLRDAGPRSRARVAADTGLNKATVSSLVAELIERGLVREGDVQRIGSVGRPGLMVELAASTVVGVGLEVNADFVDVTALDLTHGVVLSERTAADMRALGEQGGIGLLTDCLRSALDALVAAGCTVVGITVAVPALVDSRLGRIAIAPNLGWSDCPIGPLLTEATRGHPAFGAAAEVPVMVDNDANLGAIAEHAVGVGRDVDDLVYLAGEVGVGCGVVVDGELVRGATGFTGEIGHAPLNPRLDRCGCGRVGCWETQVGLGVLLTGCAHGPDDVLLDPETDIDGRLAVVRQRAAAEDERTCATLERVGIALGLGASVLVNIVNPRVLVLGGYFALLAPLLRGYVVDTLLERVVAPDGGGVDVRASTFGFAAASRGGAVVALQEVFADPTRVAGTTAG; encoded by the coding sequence ATGTCGACCCGTAGCACCGCCGCCCCGGCCGACCAGCTGACGGTCCGGCGCTCGAACCTGAGCCTGGTGCTCACGCACCTGCGGGACGCCGGTCCGCGCTCGCGCGCCCGGGTGGCGGCCGACACCGGCCTCAACAAGGCGACGGTGTCCAGCCTCGTCGCCGAGCTCATCGAGCGCGGGCTCGTGCGCGAGGGCGACGTGCAGCGCATCGGCAGCGTGGGCCGCCCCGGGCTCATGGTGGAGCTCGCCGCGAGCACCGTGGTGGGGGTGGGCCTGGAGGTGAACGCCGACTTCGTCGACGTCACGGCCCTCGACCTCACGCACGGGGTCGTGCTGTCCGAGCGGACCGCCGCGGACATGCGCGCCCTCGGCGAGCAGGGCGGGATCGGCCTGCTCACCGACTGCCTGCGCTCGGCCCTCGACGCGCTCGTCGCCGCCGGCTGCACCGTCGTCGGGATCACGGTGGCGGTGCCCGCCCTCGTCGACTCCCGCCTCGGCCGCATCGCGATCGCGCCGAACCTCGGCTGGTCCGACTGCCCGATCGGCCCCCTCCTCACGGAGGCGACCCGCGGCCACCCCGCCTTCGGCGCGGCCGCCGAGGTCCCCGTCATGGTGGACAACGACGCGAACCTCGGGGCCATCGCCGAGCACGCGGTCGGCGTCGGCCGGGACGTCGACGACCTCGTGTACCTCGCCGGTGAGGTGGGTGTCGGCTGCGGCGTGGTGGTCGACGGCGAGCTCGTGCGCGGGGCGACCGGGTTCACGGGCGAGATCGGCCACGCACCGCTCAACCCGCGCCTCGACCGCTGCGGGTGCGGCCGCGTGGGCTGCTGGGAGACGCAGGTGGGACTGGGGGTGCTCCTCACCGGCTGCGCGCACGGCCCCGACGACGTGCTCCTCGACCCCGAGACGGACATCGACGGACGGCTCGCGGTCGTGAGGCAGCGTGCCGCGGCCGAGGACGAGCGCACCTGCGCGACGCTCGAGCGGGTCGGCATCGCCCTCGGGCTCGGCGCGAGCGTGCTCGTCAACATCGTGAACCCCCGGGTGCTCGTGCTCGGTGGGTACTTCGCCCTGCTGGCGCCGCTGCTGCGCGGCTACGTGGTCGACACCCTGCTCGAGCGGGTGGTGGCCCCGGACGGCGGCGGGGTGGACGTGCGGGCCTCCACGTTCGGCTTCGCGGCCGCGAGCCGGGGCGGCGCCGTGGTCGCCCTGCAGGAGGTCTTCGCCGACCCGACCCGCGTGGCGGGGACCACCGCCGGCTGA
- a CDS encoding DEAD/DEAH box helicase: MTFDSLGLRAELLDALADLGYEEPTPIQTEAVPVLLTGSDLLGQAATGTGKTAAFALPLLQQVADARDDDTPARSGGAPAALVLVPTRELCVQVSQALLRYGRTLGVRTLPVYGGQPVVRQVKELQRGVDVVVATPGRAVDLLDRRSLDLSHVRTVVLDEADEMLDMGFAEELEQVLDATPSARQTVLFSATMPRRLETIARTHLRDPERIRIEREVPAEGEAPRVREVAYLVDRAHKPAALGRLLDIEQPVATIVFCRTRDEVEQVTETLGARGYRAEALHGGMSQEQRDRVMGRVRSQAAELLVATDVAARGLDIDHLTHVVNYDVPSAPESYVHRTGRVGRGGREGVALTLATPRERRQIQAVERVTGRQVPLLPLPSVADLRARRLDDTAAALREAVGRDDLEELVAVRDTVLADLPAGSGTDDLLLAAVALVADSRRGSQDEEEIPQVPIRAWREEGPSRGGRDGSDGVRPRADREGPAPGKARLFVSVGKAGGMRPQDIVGAIAGESRLSGRDIGPVVITERFTLVDVPDAAATEVIHALQASRVKGRKVQVRRDRGTTDGSPRQVRPGRPGRPRHRTG; this comes from the coding sequence ATGACCTTCGACTCCCTCGGCCTGCGCGCTGAGCTGCTCGACGCGCTCGCGGACCTCGGGTACGAGGAGCCGACGCCCATCCAGACCGAGGCGGTCCCCGTCCTGCTGACCGGGTCGGACCTGCTCGGGCAGGCCGCGACCGGCACGGGCAAGACCGCCGCCTTCGCCCTGCCGCTGCTGCAGCAGGTCGCCGACGCCCGCGACGACGACACCCCCGCCCGCAGCGGCGGCGCGCCGGCCGCGCTCGTGCTCGTGCCGACCCGCGAGCTGTGCGTCCAGGTGTCGCAGGCCCTGCTGCGCTACGGCCGCACCCTCGGCGTGCGGACGCTGCCGGTCTACGGCGGGCAGCCCGTCGTGCGGCAGGTCAAGGAGCTGCAGCGCGGCGTCGACGTCGTGGTCGCGACGCCGGGGCGGGCCGTCGACCTGCTGGACCGGCGCTCGCTCGACCTGTCGCACGTGCGGACCGTCGTCCTCGACGAGGCCGACGAGATGCTCGACATGGGCTTCGCGGAGGAGCTCGAGCAGGTCCTCGACGCGACCCCCTCCGCCCGGCAGACGGTGCTGTTCTCCGCGACCATGCCGCGGCGGCTGGAGACCATCGCCCGCACGCACCTGCGGGACCCGGAGCGCATCCGCATCGAGCGGGAGGTGCCCGCCGAGGGCGAGGCGCCCCGCGTCCGCGAGGTGGCGTACCTCGTCGACCGCGCCCACAAGCCGGCCGCGCTCGGCCGCCTGCTCGACATCGAGCAGCCCGTCGCCACGATCGTGTTCTGCCGCACCCGCGACGAGGTCGAGCAGGTGACGGAGACCCTGGGGGCGCGCGGGTACCGCGCGGAGGCGCTGCACGGCGGCATGAGCCAGGAGCAGCGCGACCGGGTCATGGGGCGCGTGCGCTCGCAGGCCGCGGAGCTGCTCGTCGCGACCGACGTCGCCGCGCGCGGGCTCGACATCGACCACCTCACCCACGTCGTGAACTACGACGTGCCCTCGGCCCCGGAGTCCTACGTGCACCGCACCGGGCGCGTGGGGCGCGGCGGCCGGGAGGGCGTCGCCCTCACCCTCGCCACGCCGCGCGAGCGCCGCCAGATCCAGGCCGTCGAGCGGGTCACGGGCCGGCAGGTGCCGCTGCTCCCGCTGCCGAGCGTCGCGGACCTGCGCGCGCGCCGGCTCGACGACACCGCCGCCGCGCTGCGGGAGGCGGTGGGCCGCGACGACCTCGAGGAGCTCGTCGCGGTCCGCGACACGGTGCTCGCCGACCTGCCGGCCGGCTCCGGCACCGACGACCTGCTGCTCGCGGCGGTCGCGCTCGTCGCCGACTCCCGCCGCGGCTCGCAGGACGAGGAGGAGATCCCGCAGGTGCCGATCCGGGCGTGGCGGGAGGAGGGCCCCTCGCGCGGCGGCCGGGACGGCTCCGACGGGGTCCGGCCGCGCGCCGACCGCGAGGGTCCGGCGCCGGGCAAGGCGCGGCTGTTCGTCAGCGTCGGCAAGGCGGGCGGCATGCGGCCGCAGGACATCGTCGGGGCCATCGCGGGTGAGTCCCGGCTGTCCGGCCGCGACATCGGCCCGGTCGTAATCACCGAGCGCTTCACGCTCGTCGACGTCCCCGACGCGGCCGCCACCGAGGTCATCCACGCGCTGCAGGCCTCGCGGGTCAAGGGCCGCAAGGTGCAGGTGCGCCGCGACCGGGGCACCACCGACGGCTCGCCCCGACAGGTGCGGCCCGGCCGGCCCGGCCGCCCGCGTCACCGCACGGGCTGA
- a CDS encoding class I adenylate-forming enzyme family protein has translation MGAGWERDAVEVVREPWCGGEVLSYRPRPRDVLDVLDLAVRRDPDAVAVVDARDGTTRTAHRLALDVVATARAWATAGLQPGDGVGIAAANSGDHLVALLACAATGAVAVGLSPRLAVDQWRYQLTRSRCRWLLHEPDDDTHATLARDAVRDLPGVRRVPALGSVGDPRTEDWQRFQATRTPARPEQAYQVVYTSGTTGRPKASQVVHRASVHSGLAYDRLLRLAPGESTGVLFSLGYISAMHAHVLPALLSGARLVMLPTGSPRTWVEQLAAFDVAWAYAVPSWWLLALREPGLAASALPRLRLAGAGGSPFPDRLRDGLAERLPRTELLNVYGLSETHSPATVLRGRELWEHPGAAGRPLEVVEVTTRDEDGRVLPDGEAGEVWLRSSLVTTGYADDAGATAAAVRAGAFRTGDVGVVRRDGAGPVLTLLDRVKDMVNRAGTKVFAAEVERVLDAHPAVAESACVAVPDDRAGETVAVVLVARGDDPDDGRDDGPDDGRAIRALTRPSDAELRAWVRARLGDAAAPSVVRWVDALPRGGTGKTDKSALRAALRGAPPAGGTLEA, from the coding sequence GTGGGCGCGGGCTGGGAACGGGACGCCGTCGAGGTCGTCCGCGAGCCGTGGTGCGGCGGCGAGGTGCTGTCGTACCGGCCGCGCCCCCGGGACGTCCTGGACGTGCTCGACCTCGCGGTGCGCCGTGACCCGGACGCGGTCGCGGTCGTCGACGCCCGAGACGGCACCACGCGGACCGCGCACCGGCTCGCCCTCGACGTCGTCGCGACCGCGCGCGCCTGGGCGACGGCGGGGCTGCAGCCCGGCGACGGGGTCGGCATCGCGGCCGCGAACAGCGGCGACCACCTCGTCGCGCTGCTCGCGTGCGCGGCGACCGGGGCGGTCGCGGTCGGGCTGTCGCCGCGGCTGGCCGTCGACCAGTGGCGCTACCAGCTGACGCGCTCACGGTGCCGGTGGCTGCTGCACGAGCCCGACGACGACACGCACGCGACGCTCGCCCGCGACGCGGTCCGCGACCTGCCGGGCGTCCGGCGGGTCCCGGCGCTGGGTTCCGTCGGCGACCCCCGGACCGAGGACTGGCAGCGCTTCCAGGCCACGCGGACCCCCGCGCGGCCCGAGCAGGCGTACCAGGTCGTCTACACGTCCGGCACGACCGGCCGACCCAAGGCGAGCCAGGTCGTGCACCGGGCGTCGGTGCACTCCGGCCTGGCCTACGACCGCCTCCTGCGCCTGGCGCCCGGGGAGTCCACCGGGGTCCTGTTCTCCCTCGGCTACATCAGCGCGATGCACGCCCACGTGCTGCCGGCCCTGCTGTCCGGCGCGCGCCTCGTCATGCTCCCGACGGGCTCGCCTCGGACGTGGGTCGAGCAGCTGGCGGCGTTCGACGTCGCGTGGGCGTACGCGGTCCCGTCGTGGTGGCTGCTCGCGCTGCGCGAGCCGGGCCTGGCCGCCTCGGCGCTGCCGCGCCTGCGACTGGCCGGGGCGGGGGGCTCGCCGTTCCCCGACCGGCTGCGCGACGGCCTCGCCGAGCGGCTGCCACGCACGGAGCTGCTCAACGTCTACGGCCTGAGCGAGACCCACTCCCCCGCCACGGTGCTGCGGGGACGTGAGCTGTGGGAGCACCCGGGCGCGGCGGGACGTCCGCTGGAGGTCGTCGAGGTGACGACGCGCGACGAGGACGGCCGGGTGCTGCCGGACGGCGAGGCCGGCGAAGTGTGGCTGCGCTCCTCGCTCGTGACGACCGGCTACGCCGACGACGCCGGGGCGACCGCGGCCGCCGTGCGGGCGGGCGCGTTCCGCACCGGGGACGTCGGCGTGGTGCGCCGCGACGGGGCGGGCCCCGTGCTCACGCTGCTGGACCGGGTCAAGGACATGGTGAACCGCGCCGGCACCAAGGTCTTCGCCGCGGAGGTCGAGCGGGTGCTCGACGCCCACCCCGCCGTCGCGGAGAGCGCGTGCGTGGCCGTGCCCGACGACCGGGCCGGGGAGACCGTCGCGGTGGTCCTCGTCGCGCGCGGCGACGACCCCGACGACGGCCGCGACGACGGCCCCGACGACGGCCGCGCGATCCGCGCCCTGACCCGCCCGTCCGACGCCGAGCTGCGCGCGTGGGTGCGCGCACGCCTCGGCGACGCGGCCGCCCCCAGCGTCGTCCGGTGGGTCGACGCGCTGCCCCGCGGCGGCACCGGCAAGACCGACAAGTCGGCCCTGCGGGCGGCCCTGCGCGGGGCACCCCCCGCAGGCGGGACACTGGAGGCATGA
- a CDS encoding SCO3242 family prenyltransferase has product MSPALRDLAELVRLPAAVTVPGDTLVGLAAGGGPAAPRAWLLPASSLCLYWAGMALNDWGDRELDALERPERPVPSGRVRPEEALALAGGLTAAGVAVAGLAGGRRAVGVAGLLAAAVWTYDLAGKRGPLAPVSMSLTRALDVLLGATASRGGTARGLVPALVVGVHTLGVTDLSRDEVHGSSGSAPVRAQAATASATVGALAAAAVTAAGAPGRDARGVPPVVPAL; this is encoded by the coding sequence TTGAGCCCTGCCCTGCGGGACCTCGCCGAGCTGGTGCGCCTGCCCGCCGCGGTGACGGTCCCCGGCGACACGCTCGTCGGCCTCGCCGCGGGCGGCGGTCCCGCCGCCCCGCGCGCGTGGCTGCTGCCCGCCTCGTCGCTGTGCCTGTACTGGGCCGGCATGGCGCTCAACGACTGGGGCGACCGCGAGCTCGACGCGCTGGAACGCCCCGAGCGACCGGTGCCGAGCGGTCGGGTCCGGCCGGAGGAGGCGCTCGCCCTGGCGGGCGGCCTCACCGCGGCCGGCGTCGCCGTCGCGGGTCTCGCCGGCGGGCGCCGGGCGGTCGGCGTCGCCGGGCTGCTCGCCGCCGCGGTGTGGACGTACGACCTCGCCGGCAAGCGCGGTCCGCTCGCGCCGGTCAGCATGTCGCTGACCCGCGCGCTCGACGTGCTGCTGGGCGCCACCGCGAGCCGCGGCGGCACGGCGCGCGGGCTCGTGCCGGCCCTCGTCGTCGGCGTGCACACCCTCGGCGTCACCGACCTCAGCCGCGACGAGGTGCACGGGTCGAGCGGCTCGGCGCCCGTGCGCGCGCAGGCCGCGACCGCCTCGGCGACGGTCGGCGCCCTGGCCGCGGCGGCCGTCACGGCGGCGGGTGCCCCCGGCCGCGACGCCCGCGGCGTCCCGCCCGTCGTGCCCGCGCT
- a CDS encoding 2-hydroxyacid dehydrogenase, with the protein MGPTSPVLLLTRPSLPGDDALGAAAAAGTRIVRAPGADPDGAALARRVTGCGAGAVLALGVDPLDAAFFDGVAGSGLRGVALAAAGHDNVDLDAAARAGVVVTNTPGVLAETVADTALALVLMARRRLVEATDDMRAGRWEGFAMDGWLGLDVHGAVLGVLGYGGIGRAVARRGRGLGMRVQHLRRASAPSDDVSTAVGFDELLTGSDVLVVALPLTDGPTGTRGLLDAAALARMRPTATLVNVGRGPLVVEADLLAALRSGRLHSAGLDVFEGEPRRDPDDPVLRTPGLVVLPHVGSASEQTRAAMTGLAVRNCLALLAGEEPPTPVRRRLG; encoded by the coding sequence GTGGGCCCGACGTCACCGGTGCTGCTGCTCACCCGTCCCTCGCTGCCGGGGGACGACGCGCTGGGCGCCGCCGCGGCGGCCGGCACCCGCATCGTCCGGGCGCCGGGGGCCGACCCGGACGGCGCCGCGCTGGCCCGCCGGGTGACCGGCTGCGGCGCCGGGGCCGTGCTCGCGCTCGGCGTCGACCCGCTGGACGCGGCCTTCTTCGACGGCGTCGCCGGCAGCGGGCTGCGCGGCGTGGCCCTTGCCGCCGCGGGCCACGACAACGTCGACCTCGACGCTGCGGCCCGCGCGGGCGTCGTCGTGACGAACACGCCCGGGGTGCTCGCCGAGACCGTGGCCGACACGGCGCTCGCGCTCGTGCTCATGGCCCGGCGGCGTCTCGTGGAGGCCACCGACGACATGCGGGCGGGGCGGTGGGAGGGCTTCGCCATGGACGGCTGGCTCGGGCTCGACGTGCACGGTGCGGTGCTCGGGGTCCTCGGCTACGGCGGGATCGGCCGGGCGGTCGCACGCCGCGGCCGTGGCCTCGGCATGCGGGTGCAGCACCTGCGCCGCGCCTCCGCCCCCTCCGACGACGTGTCGACGGCGGTCGGCTTCGACGAGCTGCTGACGGGCAGCGACGTCCTCGTGGTCGCCCTGCCCCTCACCGACGGGCCGACCGGCACGCGCGGGCTCCTCGACGCGGCCGCGCTGGCTCGGATGCGCCCGACGGCCACCCTGGTCAACGTCGGTCGCGGGCCGCTCGTCGTGGAGGCCGACCTCCTCGCCGCGCTGCGCTCCGGGCGGCTGCACTCGGCCGGGCTCGACGTGTTCGAGGGCGAGCCGCGACGGGACCCGGACGACCCGGTGCTGCGGACCCCTGGCCTCGTCGTGTTGCCGCACGTCGGCTCCGCGAGCGAGCAGACGCGCGCCGCCATGACCGGTCTCGCGGTGCGCAACTGCCTGGCCCTGCTGGCCGGGGAGGAGCCGCCGACGCCGGTGCGGCGGCGGTTAGGGTGA